The following are from one region of the Juglans regia cultivar Chandler chromosome 10, Walnut 2.0, whole genome shotgun sequence genome:
- the LOC108991859 gene encoding uncharacterized protein LOC108991859, with amino-acid sequence MVRRFSRNTKLVNRSDEPLKVAVTVDRTFVKDDGCLIIQPGEHRYICYADLGIEYNGGRLVEVLFYLGDRQTKPILTSQIRDHEKIIFSKHDDGTIDHDLIKGSMVNMNGIVISMKGAVKKIKSLLM; translated from the exons ATGGTGAGACGTTTCTCGAGAAACACCAAACTTGTGAACCGTTCTGACGAACCACTGAAGGTTGCTGTGACAGTGGATAGGACGTTTGTAAAGGATGACGGATGTCTAATAATCCAACCGGGTGAGCACAGGTACATCTGCTACGCCGATTTGGGGATAGAATACAATGGTGGGCGCCTAGTAGAAGTGCTTTTTTACCTCGGAGACCGGCAGACGAAACCAATATTGACATCGCAAATAAGGGaccatgagaaaataatattctcCAAACACGATGATGGAACCATCGACCACGATCTTATCAAGGGAAGTATGGTCAACATGAACGG GATAGTTATCTCAATGAAAGGCGCGGTGAAAAAGATCAAGTCATTGCTGATGTAG
- the LOC108983719 gene encoding GDP-fucose transporter 1-like gives MMSSIRFDATKQYYATSSLVLGYALCSSLLAVINKFAITKFNYPGLLTALQYLISALGVWVLGKLGFLHHDQFTFEIAKKFLPAAMVFYLAIFTNTNLLRHANVDTFIVFRSLTPLLVALADTTFRRQPCPSKLTFVSLLIILGGAVGYVATDSAFSLTAYSWAFAYLVTITTEMVYIKHMVTNLGLNTWGFVFYNNLLSLMIAPVFWFLTGEYVDVFATLGSNSGNWFEPIAFFAVSLSCVFGLAISFFGFAARKAISATAFTVTGVVNKFLTVAINVLIWDKHASPFGLLCLLFTLAGGVLYQQSVTGAGGAPAQRESTASKQTDSENDGDDFRDENQVKGLSGKLASV, from the coding sequence ATGATGTCTTCTATTCGATTCGATGCCACGAAGCAGTACTATGCCACGAGCAGTCTCGTACTTGGGTATGCGCTTTGTTCGAGCTTGCTTGCTGTGATAAACAAGTTTGCCATAACTAAATTCAACTATCCTGGCCTTTTGACTGCGTTGCAGTATCTAATTTCTGCTCTTGGAGTTTGGGTTTTAGGGAAACTAGGATTTCTACACCACGATCAATTTACATTTGAGATTGCCAAGAAGTTTTTACCCGCTGCTATGGTTTTCTATCTGGCAATCTTTACGAACACTAATCTTCTTCGTCACGCGAATGTCGATACATTTATAGTGTTTAGATCCTTGACACCCCTTTTGGTTGCTTTAGCAGATACAACATTTAGGAGACAGCCGTGCCCATCAAAGCTCACCTTTGTGTCTTTGTTGATCATATTGGGTGGAGCTGTTGGGTATGTGGCCACGGATTCGGCTTTTTCTTTGACTGCATACTCATGGGCATTTGCTTATTTGGTGACAATTACTACTGAGATGGTTTATATCAAACATATGGTGACAAATCTTGGGTTGAACACTTGGGGATTTGTGTTTTATAACAATTTGTTATCATTGATGATTGCTCCAGTGTTTTGGTTTCTTACGGGAGAGTATGTCGACGTGTTTGCCACATTGGGATCTAATTCTGGGAATTGGTTTGAACCCATTGCATTCTTTGCCGTATCATTGTCTTGCGTTTTTGGACTGGCCATCAGTTTCTTTGGGTTTGCTGCAAGGAAGGCAATCTCTGCTACAGCTTTTACGGTGACTGGTGTTGTTAATAAGTTTCTTACGGTTGCCATCAATGTGCTAATTTGGGATAAGCATGCCAGTCCTTTTGGTTTGCTATGCCTCCTCTTCACACTTGCCGGTGGAGTTCTTTATCAGCAGTCAGTTACTGGAGCTGGCGGTGCTCCAGCACAGCGTGAGTCAACAGCATCGAAGCAAACTGATAGTGAGAATGACGGTGATGATTTTAGAGATGAGAATCAAGTAAAGGGCCTGTCTGGTAAACTTGCTTCTGTATGA